From Aspergillus chevalieri M1 DNA, chromosome 4, nearly complete sequence, a single genomic window includes:
- a CDS encoding peroxisomal membrane protein PEX14 (COG:S;~EggNog:ENOG410PN4Q;~InterPro:IPR006785,IPR025655,IPR036388;~PFAM:PF04695;~go_component: GO:0005778 - peroxisomal membrane [Evidence IEA];~go_function: GO:0005515 - protein binding [Evidence IEA];~go_process: GO:0016560 - protein import into peroxisome matrix, docking [Evidence IEA]) — protein MADDETKKPSIPAWQQANNTESTPSVSETPSQTSDHNDMASRSALLEQAAKFLEDDSIKNEATGRKIAFLESKGLQGDEIESLLGVLRNVEASSNNDTTASTSTDNSDNEKPSNTENASVSSVLQESQVLTPSTSSPPSPAPSSSSSSTTQSSPRDVPPIITYPEFLTKQPKPPPLVSINSIIYTLYGALGLGASMYGASEYLVKPMIANLTSARHDFAQNTKQNLRKLNEKLEQNVSVVPPELATRAGRGSEDFDRDDDLDSITSDPAELFHRDIGTQTTPQDITPPASEDKPTEEKPSPNTTVTNHISRLENINSQLREVASTEEESTTQDDNLRSSLRDMHYYLDSLIYSSPTYSTGYGSWSSTSDSTNGSAMGVAKSEEDAISGFRSEIRGVKGALLSAKNFPTSRGRVGGISTSR, from the coding sequence ATGGCTGACGACGAGACCAAGAAGCCATCCATTCCGGCATGGCAGCAAGCAAACAATACAGAGTCCACTCCCTCCGTCTCGGAGACGCCATCGCAGACCTCCGATCATAACGATATGGCCTCCCGATCAGCTCTCCTGGAGCAAGCAGCCAAGTTTCTAGAGGATGACTCGATCAAGAACGAGGCTACGGGACGCAAAATAGCTTTTCTAGAGTCGAAGGGACTGCAGGGAGACGAGATTGAGAGCCTTCTTGGGGTTTTGCGAAATGTCGAagccagcagcaacaacgacaCCACTGCGTCTACATCTACGGACAACTCAGATAACGAgaagccatcaaacacagaGAATGCATCCGTATCGTCTGTATTGCAGGAATCTCAAGTCTTAACTCCCTCCACATCATCGCCCCCGTCCCCAGcaccatcgtcatcatcgtcatcaaccACCCAAAGCTCACCACGCGATGTGCCGCCAATAATCACCTATCCCGAATTCCTCACTAAGCAACCCAAACCACCACCGCTTGTGTCTATCAACAGCATCATCTACACTCTTTATGGCGCTCTGGGTCTAGGGGCTAGCATGTACGGTGCCAGCGAATATCTCGTGAAGCCGATGATTGCAAACCTAACGAGCGCGCGCCACGACTTCGCCCAGAACACAAAACAGAACCTGCGCAAGTTAAACGAGAAACTCGAGCAGAACGTCTCTGTCGTGCCTCCCGAGCTCGCGACCCGTGCAGGCAGGGGATCAGAAGACTTTGATCGCGACGATGATTTGGACTCGATAACTTCTGACCCGGCTGAACTCTTCCACCGGGATATTGGCACGCAAACAACCCCTCAAGATATCACACCTCCCGCTTCGGAAGACAAGCCAACAGAGGAGAAACCTAGTCCCAATACAACGGTAACGAACCACATTAGCCGTCTCGAGAACATCAACTCCCAATTGCGCGAGGTCGCCAGCACAGAGGAGGAGTCGACCACCCAAGACGATAACCTGCGCAGCAGTCTCAGAGACATGCACTACTACCTAGACAGCTTAATCTACAGTAGCCCGACTTATAGCACGGGATACGGCTCGTGGAGCTCGACCAGCGACTCAACGAATGGTTCAGCGATGGGAGTTGCCAAGAGCGAGGAAGACGCGATTTCCGGTTTCAGATCAGAGATTCGAGGTGTCAAGGGTGCTTTGTTGAGTGCGAAGAATTTCCCTACTAGCCGGGGAAGAGTTGGTGGTATCTCTACCAGTCGGTAG
- a CDS encoding PAPA-1-like domain-containing protein (COG:S;~EggNog:ENOG410PQJT;~InterPro:IPR029523,IPR006880;~PFAM:PF04795;~go_component: GO:0031011 - Ino80 complex [Evidence IEA];~go_process: GO:0006338 - chromatin remodeling [Evidence IEA]): MSPHRFLRLHTLRATTQEPDSNMETRSIRLTRSSANSSSSVTIFRAPVSPGRLGKSLRLIFKMPSSKLREATNASKRNIFAEDPIVTGPRTSRPRKKLVEINTSDEEDLSDQEEDEVDDDDAAGDEDEDADADGDLDMDDAPPQPPSRRHAKAAATSTPSRKQVKSVEAKELELENDEDDDEELSELDSDAEGEPDDDGNAELDEEDEEGLDSDDAGADISKMTKRQRGNLGNDFLQLPMEPQIKKHLTAEERAMRRAEMARRRKNLSEKRNEEEKMDTINRLLRKQPPKKRGRGAAEGAEATPGEQEAQEPEKRKADPIMVRWVSNRQGSQLSVPEEWLGTPAGRLLGANTTGSKKLVEEV; the protein is encoded by the exons ATGTCCCCACATCGTTTTCTGCGCCTTCACACTTTGCGGGCAACCACCCAGGAACCGGATTCTAACATGGAAACCAGGTCGATTAGACTTACTCGCTCCTCCGCGaactcctcttcctctgtgACGATCTTCCGAGCCCCAGTTTCTCCAGGACGACTAGGAAAGTCTCTCCGTTTGATCTTCAAGATGCCCTCGAGCAAGCTCCGCGAAGCAACAAACGCATCAAAACGCAATATCTTCGCGGAAGACCCCATCGTGACCGGACCGCGCACGAGCCGTCCGAGAAAGAAGCTGGTGGAGATTAATACTagcgatgaagaagacttGAGCGACcaagaagaggacgaggTTGATGACGACGACGCAGCcggtgatgaggatgaggatgccGACGCTGATGGTGATTTGGACATGGACGATGCACCGCCTCAACCGCCATCTAGGCGACATGCAAAGGCGGCTGCAACTTCTACGCCATCTCGAAAACAAGTCAAGAGTGTTGAGGCCAAGGAGTTGGAGCTGGAGaacgatgaagacgacgatgaagaactGTCTGAGTTGGATTCGGATGCAGAAGGCGAGCCTGATGACGATGGAAATGCAGAgttggatgaggaagatgaggagggcCTTGACAGTGATGACGCCGGTGCAGACATCAGCAAAATGACAAAACGGCAAAGAGGGAATTTGGGTAACGACTTTCTGCAATTGCCCATGG AACCCCAGATAAAGAAGCATCTGACGGCCGAAGAGCGCGCCATGCGTCGTGCAGAGATGGCACGACGGCGAAAGAACCTCAGCGAGAAGCGCaacgaggaagaaaag ATGGACACGATCAACAGACTGTTGAGAAAACAACCTCCCAAGAAGCGAGGCCGCGGCGCCGCTGAAGGGGCAGAGGCTACTCCCGGCGAACAAGAGGCGCAAGAGCCCGAGAAACGGAAAGCGGATCCCATCATGGTAAGATGGGTTAGCAATCGACAGGGTAGCCAGTTGAGTGTCCCTGAGGAATGGCTTGGTACTCCTGCAGGGCGTCTACTTGGAGCAAATACAACGGGGTCTAAGAAACTTGTTGAGGAAGTCTGA
- a CDS encoding uncharacterized protein (TransMembrane:1 (o6-23i)): MTRNFIPAVLAIGMGVFTGYYTFQPALKDLQHDKNFSKDDLKPRQHQQESTKKEAPASTTSGLVDDSNTSGK; encoded by the exons ATGACTCGAAATTTTATTCCGGCAGTGCTGGCCATTGGGATGGGCGTTTTCACAG GATACTACACCTTCCAGCCCGCATTGAAAGACCTACAGCATGACAAGAACTTCTCGAAAGA CGACCTGAAACCCAGACAGCACCAGCAGGAATCaacaaagaaagaagcacCGGCTTCTACAACATCTGGCCTCGTGGACGATTCCAATACTTCCGGGAAATAG
- a CDS encoding uncharacterized protein (COG:S;~EggNog:ENOG410PH19;~InterPro:IPR019021;~PFAM:PF09462;~go_component: GO:0005634 - nucleus [Evidence IEA];~go_process: GO:0006281 - DNA repair [Evidence IEA];~go_process: GO:0006974 - cellular response to DNA damage stimulus [Evidence IEA];~go_process: GO:0031297 - replication fork processing [Evidence IEA]) produces MESWRERGYVPDSDEEDGLDSQEKLSGEKKEDEMVDGSQNLGLRDVAVAVAVTAPATAGKGSEQELRGEDGDDEESQDELLDDGDDVDVSRKSSDGLAENQGDEDEDENERHEPTSSAETPKDDTTDDETDSQATLIATRKDQNARRSPSLPARDVNRPSTPQAKQPADDQWSVPSSPDELQTEVLTTRKSKPVSLPPKPGPTPALTEHAQQTIENDGVDNSPLSSAPSSLYSLHLDGGNAQDKPENQHEDNMEEIRPENNLEDLLPHLDIPDYVLQELSQPGRRSLRQRNPIQLHPYLLEDAKYQRLMRAGGIKPVRIAQIQQALYEQAAASEESYGQDFANAEPPSSSPVGDFEFPSSRAEPRIPERRPRQSTPEHGRQRGPWSPGHSARAPHSVKRRKVSHPNRGHHGQKEQSPHASLVIDSGVTNRGDSVFDIPFSPPGSGSISSAHTAQAQSGFRFPRGFTPPALNTPVTEPRINTRDVGDDSAMDWSGAPSDAQSVSAGSASSYSQSNSDMDDDPEDQERAVKALQRKIKGVLPASWLRLDQEKQKDKISSTQRNRDRAASHRPENAKGVAKKIEKKTDSGATPNARAQIISLSHLADDDNDESDGGDDGPLTEENQQLTLADVVGFEDPSFDQDLGDDIPEDNRIDNMFPPVPRDPSASGSRKQGAKRQRTEKGTMRTGNEKKRPRLKRQARLTDPALEGRGMKQSSSRAPRVPRLGILDAPDVAERPRQEQPAFLRVAARQARSRQDRGRRSPTKKFFDLGSRNDTEDANMSLRNWRRGKLRQTRLGPLSRPRERQPLMNLSTNGQDMRHNPEGRTARDAGPSSVHIAGEAVQSEENNTAPERVLELNVPAPMAPTSKRDIMLRRPRLAEVQGNKWIVRRNLAITSLKRNTPRPAGLEVENTGSNMSPSVFQRSLSVLNQDYWRRRAHQMQRPNLTLDRFLSDSVASATPRAVQKAAVPAECSSRFNGTSLNAQPQPRRRQLKKRPPQRLNLDTIERQEPPTISSPNPVLSVIDVDADGPQPNPRTSGKLSGFQRTYTIDFDVAPLYPGTFFHESTFVGSGEFARSLELSSRDMDEDAGLCHITIGGRDFRWGAWNDTVSSELGVAFARLVEGVETHNPASPDPGSESSSNQHPYGIYRSIIKYTTEILSFIDPIDRSEFVTRAHDLVSGLNDHLAALTSTTNRNNNHLTKIALYNVVFANQIFQIARDSLANDTVASKVMDLVKSASKQAVTFLSRSLGIADIRKCLDEQRHRENREVGIRDDHPAVEAYVVARHVLGSSDLFKKCFESFAAELYLLPDYIDLSTSKDIGSLEKGWRSLFTTLPINEIDKSGIARIGSRFRQEYDNWPIVKQLLRPVLDEYDHTFMAQPISYNSYGRVLFQRCFHLINSWGWRDCKPILDILYDFFAKNTLYNLKHEESFGSPAFLEELDRNPPLEVRSGEPCFHVLLKIIASGLRFLSKTYDKKKVRNFAWRLLPNHGRVYPKEMPIRHEDLDALRNHHDLLCTLYYAVPDGCRPRLEAIKNLVHPASSHRETCDISIRSWIRLVRFKLSMDEDVSGLEPFADWHSYFVTELLKQHSLARKEIEAQGNADSRFSKQLIESTITQNQRQIESLLKVAIGGLQSAVHLASTLEHARQIVSKMPIKAILGLFNSRVARVNTVVSEALQVIVTYIQKCDSPVPAPVSAPAPALVSAEDDSQEYGDWSAIEAAAYGDDGDELIPINEAVEHVEKVFYPAVSRLVSNCFGEDHSPEDKILLDVMDCWTSVAQVLVNHKLRHWDNFLGPYDGDSWASLRSTVQTRKFMPQFLASCIRKDASLLVQCKPLVLGMWMSTLVERTSMLKFQHRLTEALLNELYMDPLLENLPFSRDRVDGYSITLEDFSQRRLSLISSLLANMREHLQNLEDIKSPIFLTTKQEYRELIQKLMSSMKANYQELGNSGQSVQGAYVDFVHRVVGFLQQHSRDISPIDPFFTDPTSFPLPSTDPSYIVARLKSYEPKLSAEKVARTLIIFVQGVSERAAIDGQQVYLVDQLHASMADTYESGTPIRPTLRGILLQCVFPAYLENAFSNAAAWILSLPILQTISRTLKDLLFNMDTTDLNCVSSVLNIICSVLQSSYHSLRLIIDNPNMLKEPPVLITATSFIEVITVTLPMIDYINRVTGTGDIAISQARALRAFALFAVLHLRGLSFDDVMEDFTQSSNAFTELTHTGTATVPHFYQETRHSASRELQAYINESWSRHQGKYFFTRRGAHQPQEVGVDPSIMVKLGNVPEMVFENAVGGLLRAFKGLDVFDDRYD; encoded by the coding sequence ATGGAATCATGGCGGGAACGAGGATATGTGCCGGActcggacgaggaggatggacTGGACAGTCAGGAGAAGTTGAgtggggagaagaaggaggatgaAATGGTGGATGGGTCGCAGAATTTGGGGCTGCGGGATGTCGCTGTTGCCGTTGCTGTGACTGCTCCTGCTACGGCCGGGAAGGGGAGTGAACAAGAGCTACGAGGTGAAGAtggggatgatgaggaaTCGCAGGATGAGCTTTTGGATGACGGTGATGATGTGGATGTGTCTCGAAAAAGTAGTGACGGACTGGCTGAGAACCAAggggatgaggacgaggacgaaaACGAGCGTCACGAACCAACTTCGTCGGCAGAAACCCCCAAGGATGACACTACGGATGATGAGACGGATTCGCAGGCTACACTCATTGCAACAAGGAAGGACCAGAATGCCCGTCGATCTCCCAGCTTGCCAGCCCGAGACGTTAATCGACCTTCGACTCCGCAAGCCAAGCAACCGGCCGATGACCAATGGAGTGTTCCCAGTTCACCGGATGAACTGCAGACGGAAGTTCTTACTACCCGGAAATCGAAACCCGTTTCTCTTCCCCCTAAGCCTGGACCTACACCTGCACTTACCGAACACGCACAACAGACCATCGAAAATGATGGTGTTGACAATTCACCCCTGTCCTCTGCGCCTTCGTCTCTTTATTCACTACATTTGGACGGCGGGAATGCCCAGGATAAACCGGAGAACCAGCATGAGGACAACATGGAGGAAATTCGGCCGGAAAACAATCTGGAAGATCTACTCCCTCACCTTGATATTCCGGATTATGTACTACAGGAACTATCCCAGCCGGGACGAAGGTCACTAAGACAACGCAATCCCATTCAGTTACACCCGTACCTTCTCGAAGACGCCAAATACCAACGTCTGATGAGGGCGGGAGGCATCAAGCCGGTGCGCATTGCTCAGATTCAACAAGCTTTGTATGAACAGGCTGCTGCAAGTGAAGAAAGCTACGGTCAGGATTTCGCCAATGCCGAACCGCCATCAAGCAGTCCTGTTGGTGATTTTGAATTCCCATCTTCTCGTGCAGAGCCTCGGATTCCCGAAAGGCGACCACGTCAGAGTACTCCGGAGCATGGCCGTCAGCGTGGGCCCTGGTCACCAGGCCATTCGGCCAGAGCTCCTCATTCAGTGAAGCGGCGAAAGGTATCACATCCGAACCGGGGCCATCATGGCCAAAAGGAACAGTCGCCGCATGCTAGTCTCGTTATCGATAGTGGTGTCACTAACCGAGGTGACTCAGTCTTTGATATCCCATTTAGCCCACCAGGATCAGGAAGTATTTCCTCAGCGCACACCGCACAGGCCCAGTCTGGCTTCCGATTCCCCCGAGGTTTCACGCCGCCCGCGTTGAACACACCGGTCACTGAACCGAGGATTAATACTAGAGATGTTGGCGATGATAGTGCTATGGACTGGTCTGGTGCCCCCAGTGATGCCCAGTCAGTCAGTGCAGGGTCAGCCTCTTCTTATAGTCAATCTAATTctgatatggatgatgacCCAGAAGACCAGGAACGCGCTGTCAAAGCTTTACAGCGTAAGATTAAAGGTGTTCTTCCAGCGTCATGGCTCCGACTTGATcaagaaaaacaaaaggaTAAAATAAGTTCGACTCAAAGGAATCGTGATAGGGCTGCTTCTCACAGGCCAGAGAATGCAAAAGGCGTTGCGAAGAAGATCGAGAAAAAGACTGACTCGGGAGCAACACCAAATGCGAGAGCGCAAATAATATCTTTGAGTCATCTTGCTGACGATGATAACGATGAAAGCgacggtggtgatgatgggcCTTTGACTGAGGAGAATCAGCAATTGACCCTGGCGGACGTGGTCGGTTTCGAAGATCCATCCTTTGACCAAGATCTGGGAGATGACATCCCAGAGGACAATCGCATTGACAACATGTTTCCGCCAGTCCCGCGAGACCCTTCAGCTTCTGGGAGCAGAAAGCAAGGCGCGAAACGACAAAGGACCGAGAAGGGCACTATGCGCACCGGGAACGAGAAAAAACGACCTCGTCTAAAAAGGCAAGCCAGACTGACCGATCCAGCTCTTGAGGGGCGGGGAATGAAGCAATCTTCCTCCAGGGCTCCCAGAGTTCCCAGATTAGGTATTCTAGATGCTCCAGACGTGGCTGAACGGCCTAGACAGGAACAGCCAGCTTTTCTCCGAGTTGCAGCGCGGCAGGCGCGCTCACGCCAAGATAGAGGGAGGCGAAGCCCAACTAAGAAGTTCTTCGATTTGGGTTCGCGAAATGACACGGAAGATGCTAATATGTCATTGCGTAACTGGCGAAGAGGGAAGCTCCGGCAGACTCGCTTAGGGCCACTGAGCAGACCTCGAGAAAGGCAGCCTTTGATGAATCTTTCTACTAATGGACAAGATATGCGACATAACCCCGAAGGCCGCACTGCTCGAGACGCCGGACCAAGTAGTGTCCACATAGCAGGGGAGGCCGTCCAGTCTGAGGAGAATAATACTGCACCAGAGCGCGTTCTGGAATTGAATGTCCCTGCGCCTATGGCACCAACGTCGAAAAGAGACATCATGTTAAGGAGGCCTCGACTAGCGGAAGTGCAAGGAAACAAATGGATCGTCCGTCGGAATCTTGCCATCACTTCTTTGAAGCGAAATACCCCAAGGCCGGCGGGATTGGAAGTAGAAAATACGGGCAGCAACATGTCACCTTCAGTATTTCAACGATCATTGTCTGTGCTGAATCAAGATTATTGGCGTAGACGCGCACATCAAATGCAGAGGCCGAATCTAACGCTAGATCGGTTCCTTTCTGACAGTGTTGCGTCTGCTACACCTCGTGCCGTTCAGAAAGCAGCAGTTCCAGCTGAATGCTCATCCAGGTTCAATGGTACTTCATTGAACGCCCAACCTCAACCAAGACGCCGTCAGCTCAAGAAGCGTCCTCCACAGAGACTCAATCTCGACACGATTGAGCGCCAAGAACCGCCAACAATCTCGTCGCCTAACCCTGTGCTTTCTGTGATAGATGTCGATGCCGATGGCCCACAGCCGAATCCCAGAACATCTGGCAAGCTATCTGGATTCCAGCGCACGTACACGATTGATTTCGACGTCGCCCCTCTATATCCTGGGACCTTCTTCCATGAGTCTACATTCGTGGGAAGTGGCGAGTTTGCCCGTTCTCTTGAGCTGAGCTCGCGCGATatggatgaggatgctgGTCTTTGCCATATAACAATTGGGGGTCGGGATTTCCGCTGGGGTGCTTGGAATGACACCGTATCCTCGGAACTAGGGGTTGCCTTTGCGAGGCTTGTTGAAGGAGTCGAAACGCACAATCCAGCCAGCCCGGACCCAGGCTCGGAGAGCTCCTCAAATCAGCATCCCTACGGAATATACAGGTCGATCATCAAATACACTACAGAAATCTTGTCATTCATCGATCCAATTGACAGGTCAGAGTTTGTAACAAGAGCTCATGATCTTGTCTCCGGTCTCAACGATCATCTGGCAGCCTTGACCTCAACGACCAATCGAAATAACAATCACCTAACGAAAATTGCTTTGTACAATGTGGTGTTCGCGAACCAGATTTTTCAAATCGCTCGGGATAGCTTGGCCAATGATACTGTTGCAAGCAAGGTCATGGACCTTGTCAAATCGGCTTCGAaacaggccgtcacattttTGTCGAGGTCGTTAGGCATTGCAGATATCCGCAAGTGCCTTGATGAGCAAAGACATCGTGAAAATCGTGAAGTCGGTATCCGTGATGATCATCCAGCTGTCGAAGCGTACGTTGTTGCCCGGCATGTATTGGGGAGTTCTGATTTGTTCAAGAAATGTTTTGAAAGTTTTGCCGCAGAGCTCTACTTGCTACCGGATTATATTGATTTGAGTACCTCGAAAGATATCGGATCGCTTGAAAAGGGATGGCGTAGCCTCTTCACGACGCTGCCTATCAACGAAATAGACAAGTCTGGAATCGCTCGAATCGGGTCCCGGTTCAGACAAGAGTATGACAACTGGCCAATTGTCAAGCAGCTGCTGCGTCCTGTTTTGGATGAATACGATCACACGTTCATGGCGCAACCCATCTCCTATAACAGTTACGGTCGGGTCCTGTTCCAGCGGTGCTTCCATCTCATCAATTCCTGGGGATGGCGGGATTGCAAGCCGATACTGGACATTCTTTACGACTTCTTCGCGAAGAACACGCTTTACAACTTGAAGCATGAAGAGAGTTTCGGATCTCCCGCTTTCCTGGAAGAACTGGATCGCAACCCTCCGCTGGAGGTCAGATCAGGAGAGCCGTGCTTCCATGTTCTGTTGAAGATCATAGCTAGCGGACTGCGCTTTTTGTCCAAGACCTACGACAAGAAGAAGGTACGAAATTTTGCCTGGCGTCTGCTACCAAACCATGGTAGAGTCTATCCCAAGGAGATGCCCATTCGACATGAAGATCTAGATGCTCTACGAAATCACCACGATCTTctgtgtactctgtattaCGCCGTTCCTGACGGATGCCGTCCTCGACTCGAGGCGATCAAGAATCTCGTGCATCCTGCTAGCTCACACCGTGAGACGTGTGATATCAGCATACGATCGTGGATCAGACTTGTTCGGTTTAAGCTAtcgatggatgaggatgtttCGGGGCTGGAACCATTCGCCGATTGGCACAGTTATTTCGTTACTGAGCTCTTGAAACAGCACTCCCTGGCCCGAAAAGAAATCGAGGCGCAAGGCAACGCGGACAGTCGGTTCTCCAAACAACTGATCGAGAGCACGATAACGCAAAATCAACGGCAAATTGAATCGTTACTGAAGGTTGCCATTGGCGGGTTGCAAAGCGCTGTCCATTTAGCATCAACTCTGGAGCATGCGCGACAGATTGTATCAAAGATGCCTATCAAGGCAATACTGGGGCTATTCAATTCTAGGGTTGCACGTGTGAACACTGTTGTTTCCGAAGCTCTCCAAGTGATCGTAACATACATCCAGAAATGCGATTCTCCTGTCCCAGCTCCGGTttcagctccagctccagctctaGTATCTGCAGAAGACGACAGTCAGGAGTACGGGGACTGGTCTGCTATTGAAGCCGCCGCGTATGGGGACGATGGGGACGAGTTGATCCCGATAAATGAAGCAGTCGAGCATGTGGAAAAGGTCTTCTACCCGGCTGTATCGCGTTTAGTATCAAATTGCTTCGGTGAAGACCATTCTCCAGAGGACAAAATCCTCCTCGATGTCATGGACTGCTGGACTTCCGTTGCTCAAGTGCTTGTGAACCATAAACTGCGGCATTGGGACAATTTCCTTGGTCCTTATGATGGCGATTCTTGGGCATCACTTCGGTCTACGGTGCAGACTAGGAAGTTCATGCCTCAGTTTCTGGCGAGTTGTATTAGGAAAGATGCCAGTCTCCTTGTTCAATGCAAACCCCTGGTTTTGGGCATGTGGATGTCAACGTTGGTGGAGAGGACGTCGATGTTGAAGTTCCAGCATCGTTTGACAGAAGCTTTGTTGAACGAGCTCTATATGGATCCATTGCTTGAGAATCTGCCGTTCTCCAGAGATCGAGTCGATGGCTATTCCATTACACTGGAAGACTTCAGCCAACGGAGATTGTCACTCATCTCGAGCCTACTGGCCAATATGCGGGAGCACCTTCAGAACCTGGAAGACATCAAAAGCCCGATTTTTTTGACCACGAAGCAGGAATATAGGGAACTTATCCAGAAACTGATGTCTTCGATGAAGGCCAACTATCAGGAACTGGGGAATAGCGGACAATCAGTCCAAGGAGCTTATGTGGACTTTGTCCACCGCGTTGTCGGATTCCTGCAGCAGCATTCGAGAGACATAAGCCCCATCGACCCATTCTTCACCGATCCTACCTCGTTCCCTCTTCCTTCGACAGATCCATCATATATTGTGGCAAGATTGAAGAGCTACGAGCCAAAATTGTCTGCTGAGAAGGTGGCAAGGACGTTGATCATCTTCGTGCAAGGGGTTTCTGAACGCGCGGCTATCGATGGTCAGCAGGTGTATCTTGTTGACCAACTGCACGCATCGATGGCAGATACCTATGAATCTGGAACCCCGATTCGACCAACGCTGCGGGGAATCCTGCTTCAATGCGTATTTCCGGCCTATCTCGAGAATGCGTTTAGCAATGCGGCGGCTTGGATTCTGAGTCTTCCGATTTTGCAAACAATCTCACGCACGCTGAAGGACTTGCTATTTAACATGGACACGACGGATCTGAATTGCGTCTCATCAGTGCTCAATATCATTTGCTCCGTCTTGCAGTCGTCATACCATTCTCTGCGTCTCATAATAGATAATCCCAACATGCTTAAGGAACCGCCAGTCCTGATCACAGCAACATCCTTCATCGAGGTAATCACCGTCACCTTGCCTATGATCGATTATATAAACCGGGTCACCGGCACAGGGGACATAGCCATCTCACAGGCTCGTGCTTTACGTGCCTTCGCCCTCTTCGCTGTCCTGCACCTTCGTGGCCTCTCGTTTGATGATGTCATGGAAGACTTCACCCAGTCATCCAACGCATTCACGGAACTGACACACACGGGTACGGCTACAGTCCCCCACTTCTACCAAGAAACCCGCCACTCCGCCTCCCGCGAGCTACAAGCGTACATCAACGAGAGCTGGTCCCGACATCAAGGAAAATACTTCTTCACGCGGCGGGGCGCGCACCAGCCGCAGGAGGTTGGAGTCGATCCTTCAATCATGGTGAAGCTGGGGAATGTGCCGGAGATGGTGTTTGAGAATGCTGTTGGAGGACTACTGAGGGCGTTCAAAGGTCTTGATGTTTTTGATGATAGATATGATTAG